A genomic stretch from Asterias rubens chromosome 7, eAstRub1.3, whole genome shotgun sequence includes:
- the LOC117292506 gene encoding heparan sulfate glucosamine 3-O-sulfotransferase 5-like: protein MSFVNLKKKTTIVLLCLISFTVGCILTSQFGTTNLQTLRENVPLRLQDWSRLGLKRDHAEEISQNETLPNQVVQRTHSYANKSMETVVTKNEDELIDEYEYFDAMKMKLKKKLPDESRPTEKPVSKYHYFVEVQDPRSSMILRKVISKLPTNLMKSVVSNSGLNNPNKFANLKNPAVVTQKKWALLIDGMQKLGYEQRLPIVLNIGVKKSGTNAFGFFIGHHPQISHSIGNEVHYFDWNYNRGIEYYRSRMSFSKAESFSFEKTPRYFITHDTPKNIKKDLPGNLKFIICVRDPVERAKSEFRHEAELKMRRGKKSRTTIQKEAKAQTSASQGKLFEKTVLASDGHVNSSNEIVDTSVYSRHFKNWLEYFPRESFYILSDERVNKDIYTELKNIEKFLGLKPYFEKSMFYYDQTRHGPCMRGDARPCPAKSTPGFLPKAEPQQEVINKLRDFYRPYNQEFEKLSQMTFSWTNL from the coding sequence ATGTCTTTCGTcaacttgaagaagaaaacaacaatcgTCTTACTGTGCCTGATCTCTTTCACCGTCGGTTGTATCCTGACGTCGCAGTTTGGCACAACTAACCTACAAACACTGAGAGAAAATGTTCCCTTAAGACTTCAAGATTGGAGCCGACTGGGATTAAAAAGGGATCATGCAGAAGAGATTAGTCAAAATGAGACTTTGCCTAACCAAGTGGTACAGAGGACGCATTCTTACGCCAACAAGAGCATGGAGACGGTGGTCACCAAGAATGAAGATGAACTCATTGACGAGTATGAATATTTTGATGCCATGAAAATGAAGTTGAAGAAAAAGTTGCCCGACGAGTCCCGTCCAACGGAAAAACCTGTCTCAAAATACCATTATTTTGTTGAGGTGCAAGACCCCAGGTCGAGCATGATTTTGCGCAAGGTAATCAGCAAGCTTCCCACAAATCTTATGAAATCAGTTGTAAGTAATAGCGGGCTTAACAACCCCAACAAGTTTGCCAATTTAAAGAATCCGGCCGTTGTAACTCAAAAGAAATGGGCTTTGCTAATTGATGGCATGCAGAAACTTGGTTATGAGCAGCGTCTACCGATTGTCCTTAACATCGGGGTCAAGAAGAGCGGAACGAACGCCTTTGGATTCTTCATCGGTCATCATCCTCAGATTTCTCACTCCATTGGCAATGAGGTTCATTATTTCGATTGGAACTACAATAGAGGAATTGAGTATTATCGCTCAAGAATGTCCTTCTCCAAAGCAGAATCTTTCAGCTTTGAGAAAACGCCGAGGTATTTTATCACCCACGACACGCCAAAAAATATAAAGAAGGATCTGCCCGGAAATCTGAAGTTTATCATATGCGTCCGAGACCCCGTGGAGCGAGCAAAGTCGGAGTTCAGACATGAAGCTGAGCTTAAAATGCGTCGCGGTAAGAAATCCAGAACTACCATTCAGAAGGAGGCAAAGGCCCAGACTTCTGCCTCGCAAGGAaaactctttgagaaaacagtacTCGCGAGCGACGGCCACGTTAATTCTTCCAATGAAATCGTAGACACGAGTGTTTATTCTAGACATTTCAAGAACTGGCTCGAGTACTTCCCTCGAGAAAGCTTTTATATCTTGAGCGATGAGCGAGTGAACAAGGACATCTACACCGAGTTGAAAAATATTGAGAAATTTCTTGGTCTTAAGCCGTACTTTGAGAAGAGTATGTTTTATTATGATCAGACCAGACATGGTCCGTGTATGCGCGGAGACGCAAGACCCTGTCCTGCCAAGAGTACACCAGGGTTTCTTCCAAAAGCCGAGCCACAACAAGAGGTCATTAACAAATTGAGGGATTTTTACCGTCCATATAATCAGGAATTTGAGAAGCTTTCACAGATGACGTTTTCTTGGACAAATCTTTAA
- the LOC117292507 gene encoding mitochondrial thiamine pyrophosphate carrier-like, protein MVGYKPHKESQLTPLDHGLAGAFSGAATRAIIQPLDVLKIRFQLQVEPLEGLSSKSKYTGISQAWRTIYREEGAYAFWKGHAPAQLLSVMFGIVQFTTFEYLTAAGHPFLSKDLTTGLGKPFFHFMCGGLAGSLSTVVCQPIDIVRTRFIAQGEPKLYNTSLEAVRLMYREAGVRTFFRGLVPTMIQVFPLAGFQFGFYALFKHVWEFFLPVHVDASVHETTAVKSFTCGAFSGICAKTVGYPLDLLKKRLQVQGFEEARKSFGKVRRYNSMLHCISCIVKEEGLGGLYKGLSPSTLKAFGTVGFMFCFYEKACHVLETRHS, encoded by the exons ATGGTTGGGTATAAACCACACAAGGAGAGTCAACTAACCCCGCTGGACCATGGCCTGGCGGGGGCGTTTAGTGGAGCGGCAACCAGGGCGATCATTCAACCGTTAGACGTCCTCAAGATTCGATTCCAG TTGCAAGTTGAACCGCTGGAGGGACTGTCGTCCAAGTCTAAGTACACAGGTATCTCGCAGGCTTGGAGAACCATCTATCGAGAGGAAGGAGCGTATGCATTCTGGAAAGGACACGCCCCCGCCCAGCTGCTCTCGGTTATGTTCGGGATCGTTCAG TTTACAACATTTGAGTATTTAACAGCAGCCGGCCACCCCTTCCTATCCAAGGACCTGACTACGGGTCTAGGGAAACCCTTCTTTCACTTCATGTGCGGGGGTTTAGCGGGCAGTTTATCAACTGTAGTTTGTCAACCCATCGACATTGTAAGGACCAGGTTTATTGCACAAGGGGAACCCAAG TTATACAACACCAGTCTAGAAGCAGTGCGCTTAATGTACAGGGAAGCCGGTGTGCGTACGTTCTTCAGAGGTCTAGTCCCTACCATGATACAAGTCTTCCCTTTAGCTGGTTTCCAGTTTGGCTTCTATGCACTCTTCAAGCATGTATGGGAGTTTTTCCTACCTGTACACGTAGACGCTAGTGTCCATGAAACAA cTGCCGTGAAGTCATTTACATGCGGCGCCTTCTCCGGGATCTGTGCCAAAACAGTAGGATACCCGCTAGACCTTCTCAAGAAACGTCTTCAGGTTCAAGGTTTCGAGGAGGCGAGGAAGTCCTTTGGCAAGGTGCGGCGTTACAACAGCATGCTGCACTGCATCTCTTGCATCGTCAAGGAGGAAGGGCTCGGGGGGCTCTACAAGGGTCTGTCCCCCAGCACCCTCAAAGCTTTTGGGACGGTTGGGTTTATGTTTTGCTTCTACGAGAAAGCCTGCCACGTCTTAGAGACGAGGCACTCCTAA